In the genome of Desulfofarcimen acetoxidans DSM 771, one region contains:
- a CDS encoding ABC transporter ATP-binding protein, translating to MIETLLEVSNLTVKTGKFSLKNISFDLKAEEYLIVLGPTGSGKTILLETLAGLRTLQDGKILLMDQNITHLPPEQRNFGFAYQDSLLYPFLTVKDNILFGAKARGVAGETKIQKRMRQLVEIMNISHLIERYPRNLSGGEKQRVSLARAILTQPSLLLLDEPLSALDPATRQLMKNLLREIHNTERLGIIHVTHDFSEAIQMGTKIIVLNNGSIEQSGAPLDIFFRPASLSLAQFLQGENLIGGTLISQNNQTWFKPSNNEPMLGPLNDSSVNGLEKHKPVVMMIRSGNLFLHRQYDSSQEFISWSAEINHLSFDRTHVDVFCKGNGSWQTSLSLSQWLNLELSEGDLVKLSVKPENCHFISC from the coding sequence ATGATTGAAACATTGCTTGAGGTTAGCAACCTGACAGTAAAAACAGGCAAATTTTCTCTTAAAAACATTTCTTTTGATCTAAAAGCTGAGGAATATCTTATTGTCCTTGGACCGACCGGTTCCGGTAAGACAATTCTGTTGGAGACTCTAGCCGGGCTTAGAACCCTGCAGGATGGCAAAATACTGCTTATGGACCAAAACATCACTCACCTGCCTCCTGAACAAAGAAATTTCGGGTTTGCCTACCAGGACAGTCTGCTATACCCCTTTTTAACAGTAAAGGATAATATACTCTTTGGCGCCAAAGCCAGAGGAGTGGCAGGAGAAACTAAAATCCAAAAACGTATGCGGCAGCTGGTAGAAATCATGAACATTTCTCATCTTATCGAACGGTATCCCCGAAATTTAAGCGGCGGTGAAAAACAAAGAGTATCTCTGGCCAGAGCTATTTTAACACAGCCTTCTCTGCTATTATTAGATGAACCACTCTCAGCTTTAGATCCTGCAACACGGCAGCTCATGAAAAACTTACTTCGAGAAATACATAATACAGAGCGTCTGGGCATAATTCATGTAACACACGACTTTTCGGAAGCCATACAGATGGGGACCAAAATAATTGTTTTAAATAATGGCAGTATCGAACAGTCAGGCGCCCCCCTGGATATATTTTTCCGCCCGGCATCCTTATCCTTAGCGCAATTCCTCCAGGGGGAAAACCTTATCGGAGGAACTCTTATTTCACAGAATAATCAAACATGGTTTAAACCAAGTAATAATGAACCAATGCTTGGACCACTTAATGATTCCTCGGTAAACGGTTTAGAGAAACATAAGCCTGTGGTAATGATGATTCGTTCCGGCAACCTTTTCCTGCATCGACAATACGACTCTTCTCAAGAATTTATTAGCTGGTCGGCAGAGATTAATCACTTATCCTTTGACAGAACGCACGTAGATGTCTTTTGCAAAGGAAACGGTTCATGGCAAACCAGCTTATCCCTTTCTCAGTGGCTGAATCTTGAATTATCCGAGGGTGACCTGGTGAAATTATCTGTTAAACCGGAAAACTGCCATTTTATCTCGTGCTAA